The Podarcis muralis chromosome 10, rPodMur119.hap1.1, whole genome shotgun sequence genome includes a region encoding these proteins:
- the DESI1 gene encoding desumoylating isopeptidase 1 has protein sequence MRAANVHFPAALLPSPSVPFCQLAVTRRRSRSRAGWAPRFPGPPPTSHRYHWPWSRASFPVAPSVLFLSPSANAMDSPPMLHPVKLYVYDLSKGMARRLSPIMLGKQLDGIWHTSIVVHRDEFFYGSGGIASCPPGGTLLGPPDSIVDLGCSEVSEELFLEYLSSLGESIFRGEAYNLFDHNCNTFSNEVAQFLTGRKIPSYITDLPSEVLATPFGQALRPLLDSIQIQPPGGNNFSRHNGQS, from the exons ATGCGTGCGGCGAACGTTCACTTCCCCGCTGCCctcctcccatctccctctgTCCCCTTCTGTCAGTTGGCTGTCACCCGCCGCAGGAGCAGGAGCCGGGCCGGCTGGGCTCCCCGCTTTCCCGGCCCCCCGCCCACTAGCCACCGTTACCACTGGCCTTGGTCAAGAGCTTCCTTCCCCGTCGCCCCCTCCGTCCTCTTTCTGTCGCCCTCCGCCAATGCCATGGACTCGCCCCCGATGCTGCACCCGGTGAAGCTCTACGTTTACGACCTGTCCAAGGGCATGGCTCGACGCCTCAGCCCCATCATGCTCG gtAAGCAGCTGGATGGCATTTG GCACACTTCCATAGTTGTTCACAGGGATGAGTTCTTCTATGGTAGTGGTGGGATCGCCAGTTGTCCACCT GGTGGGACTCTGCTTGGGCCCCCAGACTCTATTGTAGACCTCGGATGCTCAGAAGTTTCAGAAGAGCTGTTCTTGGAATACTTGTCTTCATTGGGTGAATCTATATTCCG AGGAGAGGCTTATAACCTTTTTGACCATAACTGCAATACATTCAGCAATGAAGTGGCACAATTCTTGACAGGGAGGAAGATCCCTTCCTACATCACTGACCTTCCATCTGAAGTTCTTGCAAC ACCTTTTGGACAAGCTCTACGGCCTCTCCTCGACTCTATTCAGATCCAGCCACCTGGAGGAAATAATTTCAGCAGGCATAATGGACAGAGCTAG
- the SNU13 gene encoding NHP2-like protein 1 → MIICSTGKACAEFPALSPSTSLPRARASALRSRALRGSSSVKLSGREDRSRARRFEWFFCFADMTEAEVNPKAYPLADAQLTKTLLDLVQQSCNYKQLRKGANEATKTLNRGIAEFIVMAADAEPLEIILHLPLLCEDKNVPYVFVRSKQALGRACGVSRPVIACSITIKEGSQLKPQIQSVQQAIERLLV, encoded by the exons ATGATTATTTGCAGCACAG GGAAGGCCTGCGCGGAGTTTCCTGCCCTTTCCCCCTCGACGTCACTTCCAAGAGCGCGCGCGTCTGCCTTGCGTTCGAGAGCGTTGCGAGGCTCTTCCTCCGTGAAGCTTTCGGGCCGAGAGGATCGATCCAGAGCCAGGCGCTTCGAGTGGTTCTTCTGCTTCGCAGACATG ACTGAGGCAGAAGTGAATCCTAAAGCTTATCCACTAGCTGATGCTCAACTCACCAAGACACTGCTTGATCTTGTACAGCAGTCCTGTAATTACAAACAGCTACGCAAAGGAGCCAATGAAG CTACTAAAACTTTGAACAGAGGCATTGCTGAATTCATTGTGATGGCTGCAGATGCGGAGCCCCTTGAGATCATCCTTCACCTCCCACTACTTTGTGAGGACAAGAATGTGCCCTACGTGTTTGTGCGCTCCAAGCAGGCCCTGGGGCGGGCATGTGGTGTTTCTCGGCCTGTCATTGCCTGTTCAATTACTATCAAAGAAGGCTCACAGCTAAAGCCACAGATTCAGTCTGTCCAACAAGCTATCGAGAGACTATTGGTCTAA
- the XRCC6 gene encoding X-ray repair cross-complementing protein 6 isoform X1 codes for MADWLSYYKNEEGEEEEEQNEDVETIGEYKYSGRDTLVFLVDASKAMFDSYDNGDLTPFDMTIQCIKNVYTNKIISHDRDLLGVVFYGTEQHKNSVDFKHIYVLQDLDNPGAKRVLELAKYTGEQGRALFRKSFGHSADYSLGEAFWVCSNLFSDVRLKMSHKRIMLFTNEDNPHGQDSVNAKFARTKAADLRETGIYLDLMHLKKPGGFDISLFYRDIINTAEDEDLGVQFDESGKLEDLMKKVRAKETRKRALARLNLYLGKDVALSVGIFNLVQKAYKQPPVRLYRDTNEPVKTKTRTFNRQTGSLLLPSDTKRAQIYGNRQIVLEKEETEEAKRFEPQGLYLIGFKPLVMLKQHHHIRPAQFIYPEESLISGSTTLFNALLTKCLEKGVMAVCRYTPRRNTPPRFIALVPQEEELDEQNVQVAPSGFHLIFLPYADDKRKVDFTEKLQANQEQVSKMMEIVHKLRFKYRSESFENPVLQQHYMNLEALALDLLEPEKAEDLTVPKVEVMDCRMGNLAEEFKQLVYPPGYDPDGKTTKRKQAGDGTIPLEKKAKIEISEEDLRNHVQKGTLGKLTVPVLKEVCRNYKLTAGTKKQELLDAVTEYFSRH; via the exons ATGGCAGACTGGCTATCATACTACAAAAATGaggaaggtgaagaagaagaggaacaaaATGAAGACGTTGAAACAATTG GAGAATATAAATATTCAGGTCGGGATACTTTGGTTTTCTTAGTGGATGCCTCAAAAGCCATGTTTGATTCCTATGATAATGGTGATTTGACTCCTTTTGATATGACAATCCAG TGCATTAAGAATGTGTACACAAACAAGATCATCAGCCATGACCGAGACCTTCTTGGTGTTGTGTTTTATGGTACTGAGCAACATAAGAATTCTGTGGATTTTAAACACATTTATGTTCTTCAGGATTTGGACAATCCag gGGCAAAACGAGTGTTAGAGCTGGCCAAGTACACTGGAGAGCAAGGGAGAGCGCTCTTCCGCAAATCCTTTGGCCATAGTGCTGACTACTCACTAGGTGAGGCATTCTGGGTTTGCTCAAATCTCTTCAGTGACGTCCGCCTCAAGATGAGCCACAAAAGGATCATGCTGTTCACCAATGAAGATAACCCTCACGGTCAAGACAGTGTGAATGCCAAATTTGCTAGGACCAAAGCCGCTGACCTCCGAGAGACAG GTATCTACCTTGACTTAATGCACTTGAAGAAGCCTGGGGGGTTTGATATCTCCTTGTTCTACAGGGATATAATTAATACAGCAGAAGATGAGGACTTGGGAGTCCAGTTTGATGAGTCTGGAAAACTAGAAGACCTCATGAAGAAAGTACGAGCAAAAGAGACCAGGAAGCGAGCTTTAGCCAG GCTGAATTTGTATCTGGGGAAAGATGTGGCTCTTTCTGTTGGCATTTTCAACTTAGTGCAGAAAGCTTACAAGCAGCCCCCAGTGAGGCTTTACAGAGACACCAATGAGCCAGTGAAAACAAAAACTCGAACCTTTAACCGACAGACGGGTAGTTTGCTTCTGCCAAGTGACACCAAAAGGGCTCAG ATCTATGGGAACCGTCAGATTGTGCTGGAGAAAGAGGAGACGGAAGAAGCAAAAAGGTTTGAGCCACAAGGCTTGTATCTGATTGGCTTCAAGCCCCTGGTAATGTTGAAACAACACCATCACATCAGGCCTGCCCAGTTCATCTATCCTGAAGAGTCTTTGATCAGTG GAAGCACCACATTATTTAATGCCCTGCTGACAAAGTGTCTGGAGAAAGGGGTGATGGCCGTATGCAGGTACACACCCCGTCGGAACACTCCTCCTCGGTTTATAGCCCTGGTTCCTCAGGAAGAAGAGTTGGATGAGCAGAATGTGCAGGTGGCCCCCTCAG GGTTTCATCTAATTTTCCTACCTTATGCCGACGACAAACGGAAAGTTGACTTTACAGAGAAGCTCCAAGCTAATCAAGAACAAGTAAGCAAAATGATGGAAATAGTCCACAAGCTTCGGTTCAAGTACAG GAGTGAGAGCTTTGAGAATCCGGTTTTACAGCAGCACTATATGAACCTGGAGGCCTTGGCCCTGGACTTACTGGAACCTGAAAAAGCTGAAGATCTGACAG TGCCCAAGGTTGAGGTGATGGATTGCAGAATGGGTAATCTTGCAGAAGAGTTCAAACAACTAGTTTACCCACCAGGCTATGATCCGGATGGGAAAACCACAAAGCGTAAACAAG CAGGGGATGGTACCATACCActagaaaagaaagcaaagatcGAAATCTCTGAAGAAGACCTGAGGAATCATGTTCAAAAAGGCACTTTGGGTAAACTGACTGTGCCAGTTTTAAAGGAAGTGTGCAGGAATTACAAGCTGACAGCAGGAACGAAGAAGCAAGAACTCTTAGATGCTGTGACTGAATACTTCAGTAGGCACTGA
- the XRCC6 gene encoding X-ray repair cross-complementing protein 6 isoform X2: protein MADWLSYYKNEEGEEEEEQNEDVETIGEYKYSGRDTLVFLVDASKAMFDSYDNGDLTPFDMTIQCIKNVYTNKIISHDRDLLGVVFYGTEQHKNSVDFKHIYVLQDLDNPGAKRVLELAKYTGEQGRALFRKSFGHSADYSLGEAFWVCSNLFSDVRLKMSHKRIMLFTNEDNPHGQDSVNAKFARTKAADLRETGIYLDLMHLKKPGGFDISLFYRDIINTAEDEDLGVQFDESGKLEDLMKKVRAKETRKRALARLNLYLGKDVALSVGIFNLVQKAYKQPPVRLYRDTNEPVKTKTRTFNRQTGSLLLPSDTKRAQIYGNRQIVLEKEETEEAKRFEPQGLYLIGFKPLVMLKQHHHIRPAQFIYPEESLISGSTTLFNALLTKCLEKGVMAVCRYTPRRNTPPRFIALVPQEEELDEQNVQVAPSGFHLIFLPYADDKRKVDFTEKLQANQEQVSKMMEIVHKLRFKYRSESFENPVLQQHYMNLEALALDLLEPEKAEDLTVPKVEVMDCRMGNLAEEFKQLVYPPGYDPDGKTTKRKQGDGTIPLEKKAKIEISEEDLRNHVQKGTLGKLTVPVLKEVCRNYKLTAGTKKQELLDAVTEYFSRH from the exons ATGGCAGACTGGCTATCATACTACAAAAATGaggaaggtgaagaagaagaggaacaaaATGAAGACGTTGAAACAATTG GAGAATATAAATATTCAGGTCGGGATACTTTGGTTTTCTTAGTGGATGCCTCAAAAGCCATGTTTGATTCCTATGATAATGGTGATTTGACTCCTTTTGATATGACAATCCAG TGCATTAAGAATGTGTACACAAACAAGATCATCAGCCATGACCGAGACCTTCTTGGTGTTGTGTTTTATGGTACTGAGCAACATAAGAATTCTGTGGATTTTAAACACATTTATGTTCTTCAGGATTTGGACAATCCag gGGCAAAACGAGTGTTAGAGCTGGCCAAGTACACTGGAGAGCAAGGGAGAGCGCTCTTCCGCAAATCCTTTGGCCATAGTGCTGACTACTCACTAGGTGAGGCATTCTGGGTTTGCTCAAATCTCTTCAGTGACGTCCGCCTCAAGATGAGCCACAAAAGGATCATGCTGTTCACCAATGAAGATAACCCTCACGGTCAAGACAGTGTGAATGCCAAATTTGCTAGGACCAAAGCCGCTGACCTCCGAGAGACAG GTATCTACCTTGACTTAATGCACTTGAAGAAGCCTGGGGGGTTTGATATCTCCTTGTTCTACAGGGATATAATTAATACAGCAGAAGATGAGGACTTGGGAGTCCAGTTTGATGAGTCTGGAAAACTAGAAGACCTCATGAAGAAAGTACGAGCAAAAGAGACCAGGAAGCGAGCTTTAGCCAG GCTGAATTTGTATCTGGGGAAAGATGTGGCTCTTTCTGTTGGCATTTTCAACTTAGTGCAGAAAGCTTACAAGCAGCCCCCAGTGAGGCTTTACAGAGACACCAATGAGCCAGTGAAAACAAAAACTCGAACCTTTAACCGACAGACGGGTAGTTTGCTTCTGCCAAGTGACACCAAAAGGGCTCAG ATCTATGGGAACCGTCAGATTGTGCTGGAGAAAGAGGAGACGGAAGAAGCAAAAAGGTTTGAGCCACAAGGCTTGTATCTGATTGGCTTCAAGCCCCTGGTAATGTTGAAACAACACCATCACATCAGGCCTGCCCAGTTCATCTATCCTGAAGAGTCTTTGATCAGTG GAAGCACCACATTATTTAATGCCCTGCTGACAAAGTGTCTGGAGAAAGGGGTGATGGCCGTATGCAGGTACACACCCCGTCGGAACACTCCTCCTCGGTTTATAGCCCTGGTTCCTCAGGAAGAAGAGTTGGATGAGCAGAATGTGCAGGTGGCCCCCTCAG GGTTTCATCTAATTTTCCTACCTTATGCCGACGACAAACGGAAAGTTGACTTTACAGAGAAGCTCCAAGCTAATCAAGAACAAGTAAGCAAAATGATGGAAATAGTCCACAAGCTTCGGTTCAAGTACAG GAGTGAGAGCTTTGAGAATCCGGTTTTACAGCAGCACTATATGAACCTGGAGGCCTTGGCCCTGGACTTACTGGAACCTGAAAAAGCTGAAGATCTGACAG TGCCCAAGGTTGAGGTGATGGATTGCAGAATGGGTAATCTTGCAGAAGAGTTCAAACAACTAGTTTACCCACCAGGCTATGATCCGGATGGGAAAACCACAAAGCGTAAACAAG GGGATGGTACCATACCActagaaaagaaagcaaagatcGAAATCTCTGAAGAAGACCTGAGGAATCATGTTCAAAAAGGCACTTTGGGTAAACTGACTGTGCCAGTTTTAAAGGAAGTGTGCAGGAATTACAAGCTGACAGCAGGAACGAAGAAGCAAGAACTCTTAGATGCTGTGACTGAATACTTCAGTAGGCACTGA